The following DNA comes from Agromyces mangrovi.
TCCGTGCTGCTCGGTCGAGCCGACCGGCACGACGACGAGCGGCCGGTCGATCGCCGTCCACACGGCGTCGCCGAGCGCGCCCGACCGCGCCCGGCCGCCCCTCACCATGCCGACCCCCGGGTGGCACCAGGCGCCCGGGCCGCGTCGGGCCCGGGGCCGGCGTCAGCCCTCCGGATCGCGTCAGGCGCCCGCAGCGGTCGACTTCCGTGCACCCGATGCGGCCGGCCGCTTCGCGGCGGAACGGGACCGGGCGCCGCTCCCCGCGGCGCCCGCCCCGAGATCGCGCCGGAACCCCTCCGGCATGAACAGGTCGGCGGGCGACAGCTCGGAGATCGACGAGTGCCCGAGCCCGAGCACGGCCGAGTCGAGCCCGCCGCGCAGGATGTCGAGCACGTTCTCGACGCCGGCCTGTCCATTCGCCGCCAATCCCCAGAGGTACGCACGCCCGATCATGACCGCCCGCGCGCCGAGCGCGAGCGCCTTCGCCACGTCGCCGCCGCGGCGGACGCCGCCGTCGAGCAGCACCTCGACTTGGTCGCCCACGGCCTCGGCGATGCCCGGCAGCATCCGGATCGACGCCGGCGTCGTGTCAAGGTTATTGCCGCCGTGGTTCGACACCGAGATCGCGGTGACGCCCGCGTCGATCGCGCGCTTCGCGTCGTCGATGCGCCCCACCCCCTTCAGCATGAACGGGCCGCCCCAGGTTTCGCGGAGCCACGCGACGTCCTCCCACGACGGCGGCGGCGTCGACATCCACTCGCCGTAGGCCCCGAAGAAGGTGGGCGGGTCGCCGTCGGGCGGTGCGAGGTTCGGCGCGGTGAGGTCGGGCACGCGCCCGGTCTTCAGGAAGTCGAGCAGCCACGACGGCTTCGTCACCGCCTGCGGTGCGAATCGCATCGCGGCCTGCAGGGTGAGCTTCTCCGGGATCCACGGGCTGCCCCAGTCGCGCCCGTTCGAGAACGACCAGTCGAGCGTCGCGATGAGGCCCTTCGCCCCCGCCGCACGCGCACGCTCCATGCGCTGCACCATGGCCTCGCGCGACCCGCTCCAGTACAGCTGGAAGAACGTGTTGCCGTTCGCCGCGGCGACCTCCTCGACCGGCTTCGACGCGAAGGAGCTCAGCCCCATGATCGTGCCGCGGTTCGCCGCGGCGCGCGCGACCGCGACCTCGCCCTCGGGGTGCACGGCCTGCACGCCCGTCGGCGAGATGAGCACGGGCAGCGAGATCGGGATGCCCATCACCGTCGTGTCGAGCGACCGCTCCGCCTGGTGCCCCGCCACGTGCGGGGCGAACTGCAGTTCGGCGAACGCCCGCATGTTGTCGTCGATCGTCGCGCCGCGCTCCGACCCGGCGACGAGCGCGCCGTACACCGAGCCCGGCAGGCGCCTCTTCGCGCGTCGCTGCGCCTCGGCCACCGTCTCGAACCATGCCCCGGCCATCAGCGGGCTCCCCTCGTGTCGTCGGTCATGTCCACTCCTTCCTCGGGCGGCGTCGCCGCCGAACTCCCGGCGGCCTCAGCCACCGAACATCTCGCTGATCGCGGGCGCCACCGCCCGCACGTCGCGCACCACGTGCAGCGTGCCCCGGCCGAGCCGGGCGAGGTCCCGCCCGAGCTCCACGTCGCGTTCCCCCGTCGAGTCGAGCAGCACGTCGAGCCGGGGCAGCCGGGCCGCGATCGGCCGCGGGTCGGGGCCCGCATTGTGCACGCAGTCCGACAGCAGCACCACGCGCGAGTCGCGCAGCGGCGCCCCGGCGAGCTCCTTCGCCGCGAGCTCGAGCGGGAACGCCACGTTGGTGAGCCCCTGCGCGGGCAGCCGCATGATCGTGTCGACGAGTTCCATGGGCTGCACCGGCGCTCCGAGGTGCTGGAGCACCGCGGCATCCGACCAGAACGCGATGACCGCCAGGTCGTCGTGCTGCAGCTCGCCGGCGATCGCCCCCACCGTCGCGGCGGCGGTCAGGATGCGTTCGCCCTTCATCGACCCCGACACGTCGACGACGAGCACGACCGAGCGCGTGGTGCGGATGCGCTCGCGCACCACGATGTCCTCGTCGTCGGGCACCGGCCGCTCGGCCAGCACCTCGATGGTCGCGTCGAGGTCGATCTCGTCCGACCCGCCGCGGTACGGCATGCTGCCGAGCTCGCCCATGCCCCTGCGCGAGGTCGCGTCCCGGCGCGGCCGCGGCACGGCCAGGCGGGCGGCGATCTGCCGGGCGCGCTTCCGGGCGATCGGGTCGACGGATGCCTCGAGCTCGGGCGCGACCACGGCGCCCTGCTCCTCCGTGAAGTCGCCCGCCACCGATCCCGAGCGAGCGGTCGCGCGCGTTCGGGTGCGCCCGCCGGCGCGCAGCAGCATGCCGCCGGCGCCGGGGGTCGCATCGAACACGGTGGGGTCCTCCTCGAGCTGCTTGGGCTTCCGGCGCAGGGGCGTGCCCTGCTCCGTGCGGCGCTCGCGGCCCGACTCCCGCTGGATCGGAGAGTCGGCCGGCACGGCCCTTCATCCCGGCGCGGCAGTCGCCGGCTCGAGCACGAAGCGGTCCTCCCAGATCTCGCGCAGCACCCGCTCGGGCGTGGTCTCGGCGGCCTCGTCGAGGTGGATGCGGCCCGACAGCGACACGATCATCGCGTCGAGCACCATGGCGGGGTACTGCTCCTGCTCGGGCGAGCGGATGCCTCGCATCTCGGCCAGCTCGGTGCCGACCAGCACGCAGTCGATCGCGCCGCGCACGCTCGACCCCTGCCGCACGTCGGGGTGGGTGCGCGTCGCGCGGGTCACGGCGACCGCGTCGCGCACGAGCCGCTCGCCCACCGCACCGCGGGCACCGCTGCGGAGCGCGGCGATGCGCTCCTCGGCGTCGGCGTCCTGGTAGTCGACCGCGAGCCGGTTCAGCCGGTCGTGCACGCTGGTCGACAGCCGCGTGGTGCCGATGTTGTCGTACGGGTTCATCGACGCGATGACCCGGAAGGTCGCCTTGGCGCGGATGCGACCGACCCGCGGCACCGCGATCGACCGGTCGGCCATCGCCGTCAGCAGCGTGTTGATCGTGTCCTCCGGCGCCCGGTTGAACTCCTCGATGTAGAGGAACCCGCCCTGCTGCATGGCCTCCACGAGGGGCCCGGCGACGAAGTTGTCGGCGCTGTAGTCCTCGCGCAGCACGCGCGCCGGGTTGTGGTGACCCACGAGCTTCGCCGGCGTGAGGTCGGCGTTGCCCTCGACGAAGAGCAGGGGGATGCCCCAGTCGGCCGTGATCGCGGTGAGCATCGTGGTCTTGCTCGTGCCGGGCGGCCCCTCGAGCAGGATGTCCCGCCCGGCGGCGACCGCCGCGAGCGTCAGCTCGAGTTCCCGTTCCCGGCCCACGATGTTCGCCGCGATGCGCCGGCGCCGTTCGGCGAGATCGCCGCCCGTCGCCGCGCGATCGACGTCCGTCGGGGCATCCGTCACCTGTTCCTCGCCCATGCGCTCCCCTCCTACTTCACAGCCGCGCCGGCGTCGACCGGCAGCGGGACGCCCGTGATGTACCGGGCCTCGTCGGACGCCAGGAACAGCACCGCGTTCGAGATGTCGACGGCCTCGACCCACGGGATGGGCAGCGCGTTGATCGCGCTCGCGCCCGCCGCGAAGTCGTCCTTCGTCGGATTCTCGAGGTCGGGCCGGAACAGCCGGTAGATGGCGTCGTTCTGCACCATCGGCGTGTCCACCACCGTGGGGTGCACGCTGTTCACGCGGATCATGTCGGGCGCCAGCTCGAGCGCCAGCGTCTTCATGAGCCCGACCACCCCGTGCTTGGCCGACACGTAGTGCGAGATGTTCTCGAACGCGAACAGCCCGGCGTCGGAGCTCGTCAGGATCATCGACCCGCCGTTGCCGCCGGCGCGGATGTGCGGAATCGCCGCCTTGCAGCTGCGCCACACCCCGTTGAGGTTGATGTCGGTCATGTTGACCCACTCGTCCTCGGGGATGTCCTCGGCCCGGTTGAACCGGCCCGCGATGCCCGCGTTGGCGCACACGATGTCGAGCCGGCCGAGCTGGGCGACGCCCTCGTCGACGGCCCGCTGCACCTGGTCGTAGTCGCGCACGTCGGCCTTCGACGCGACGATGCGCCGGTCGAGCGCCTCGACCTGGCGCACGGTCTCGGCGAGGTCCTCCTCGGTCGCCGGGTCGTACGGGTTCTCGTCGAAGCGCTCGCACGCGTCGATCGCGATGATGTCGGCGCCCTCCTGGGCCAGTCGCACCGCGTGGCTGCGACCCTGTCCTCGTGCGGCGCCCGTGATGAACGCCACCTTCCCCTCCACACGCCCCATCGCGTGCTCCTTCCCTCGTGGCGGGGGTCGCCCGCCGGTTCCGGATGCCCCGGGGCGAGGTCCGCCCCGGGGCATCCGCGGTTCAGTACTGCGTGTTGCCCGCGTCGACCGTCATCGCCATCGCGGTGACGTAGCGCGACTC
Coding sequences within:
- the mftD gene encoding pre-mycofactocin synthase MftD (MftD, an enzyme found in the mycofactocin biosynthesis locus, performs an oxidative deamination of 3-amino-5-[(p-hydroxyphenyl)methyl]-4,4-dimethyl-2-pyrrolidinone (AHDP). The resulting compound, now called pre-mycofactocin (PMFT), is a biologically active redox cofactor that can oxidize the non-exchangeable NADH of TIGR03971 family SDR-type oxidoreductases.), producing the protein MAGAWFETVAEAQRRAKRRLPGSVYGALVAGSERGATIDDNMRAFAELQFAPHVAGHQAERSLDTTVMGIPISLPVLISPTGVQAVHPEGEVAVARAAANRGTIMGLSSFASKPVEEVAAANGNTFFQLYWSGSREAMVQRMERARAAGAKGLIATLDWSFSNGRDWGSPWIPEKLTLQAAMRFAPQAVTKPSWLLDFLKTGRVPDLTAPNLAPPDGDPPTFFGAYGEWMSTPPPSWEDVAWLRETWGGPFMLKGVGRIDDAKRAIDAGVTAISVSNHGGNNLDTTPASIRMLPGIAEAVGDQVEVLLDGGVRRGGDVAKALALGARAVMIGRAYLWGLAANGQAGVENVLDILRGGLDSAVLGLGHSSISELSPADLFMPEGFRRDLGAGAAGSGARSRSAAKRPAASGARKSTAAGA
- a CDS encoding vWA domain-containing protein — translated: MPADSPIQRESGRERRTEQGTPLRRKPKQLEEDPTVFDATPGAGGMLLRAGGRTRTRATARSGSVAGDFTEEQGAVVAPELEASVDPIARKRARQIAARLAVPRPRRDATSRRGMGELGSMPYRGGSDEIDLDATIEVLAERPVPDDEDIVVRERIRTTRSVVLVVDVSGSMKGERILTAAATVGAIAGELQHDDLAVIAFWSDAAVLQHLGAPVQPMELVDTIMRLPAQGLTNVAFPLELAAKELAGAPLRDSRVVLLSDCVHNAGPDPRPIAARLPRLDVLLDSTGERDVELGRDLARLGRGTLHVVRDVRAVAPAISEMFGG
- a CDS encoding AAA family ATPase, encoding MGEEQVTDAPTDVDRAATGGDLAERRRRIAANIVGRERELELTLAAVAAGRDILLEGPPGTSKTTMLTAITADWGIPLLFVEGNADLTPAKLVGHHNPARVLREDYSADNFVAGPLVEAMQQGGFLYIEEFNRAPEDTINTLLTAMADRSIAVPRVGRIRAKATFRVIASMNPYDNIGTTRLSTSVHDRLNRLAVDYQDADAEERIAALRSGARGAVGERLVRDAVAVTRATRTHPDVRQGSSVRGAIDCVLVGTELAEMRGIRSPEQEQYPAMVLDAMIVSLSGRIHLDEAAETTPERVLREIWEDRFVLEPATAAPG
- a CDS encoding mycofactocin-coupled SDR family oxidoreductase, encoding MGRVEGKVAFITGAARGQGRSHAVRLAQEGADIIAIDACERFDENPYDPATEEDLAETVRQVEALDRRIVASKADVRDYDQVQRAVDEGVAQLGRLDIVCANAGIAGRFNRAEDIPEDEWVNMTDINLNGVWRSCKAAIPHIRAGGNGGSMILTSSDAGLFAFENISHYVSAKHGVVGLMKTLALELAPDMIRVNSVHPTVVDTPMVQNDAIYRLFRPDLENPTKDDFAAGASAINALPIPWVEAVDISNAVLFLASDEARYITGVPLPVDAGAAVK